In Oscillatoria acuminata PCC 6304, a single window of DNA contains:
- a CDS encoding S8 family serine peptidase, with amino-acid sequence MLNSTVSGTQCFNRSHPSEYKTLLDRSPMSLELFDASYYLAANPDLAAVGISTPDRLYRHFQTSGLDEGRAFSPFVNLNYYREQNPDLAFGGFTSNSQLLRHLQGWGITEGRSFSPLLDLNYYLNRNPDLNSAFAGNLQGAFQHFLTSGFAENRLFSQFLDLDYYLAINPDLAQVLGGDRHGAFQHLLNTGITEGRRYLPGDLGVINSSHTVGADPNTRPVVTSLDTEDYYKFHLDTFSDISVKLDGSNASANIQLIRDLNKNGIPDDAEVQASISAEKAPVSQLDRFATPPGTYFVKVSEFQGDTAYQLNVAAVPSSRLLQAHPRNTLNEALWIGDVTRPQAQQGFIGNNNFQDFYRFTVNSTSDLRLSLNNLSANLQIQLIQDRNGNGIIDIGEIVSTQANTTGNLIDLNGDGKIDFMEYLNSFRPVEEPDPFPSTVYLSGLQPGTYFARVLQVDDPTAYDLMIESIPSGVPASGARNTEPISFGQIGPLLRDRFEVADFIGEANPYDFYQFELDQTQNIDIKLQSLEQPADFFLMQDINNDEFFTFQEFIAYPGEEPTLTPQINRVLGPGTYFLGVVNVGGNTPYFLTVDKAAPTLPFSAAGNTLATAADVGLISEAQVKSDFLESINPEDYYKFTLDSFQEVTLFLYDLGGNAQLSLIEDINGNGIIDPDEVIVTSESKGAAQESIERTLSPGTYFVRVNTIQGDTTYNLWLEANAPEITPNGAGNGVADALNFGLLDRVQRTSGILGPENPNDFYQFQIDRPQTISLFLDGLSANADLYLVQDRNLNQVIEPEELVALSTQKGSTLEQIHLTLDPGNYQILVSQVGGPTAYDLSISPQLFNRSSGYGMVNAAAAVAAAVGTEPFPETPTQVGSNWVPDMVNAPAVWNQGYTGEGVIVAVIDGYLDYTHPQLAGRIWTNPNEINGNGIDDDGNGFVDDIIGWNFLDGNNQINRIDPLGGHSTHVAGIIAGNNNGIGNSGIAPNATIMPVVTLGTFSGTSDNIAAGIRYAVDNGARVLNLSLGSIRVNPEIEEALIYARERGAVIVSASGNDGLNSLGGDQRFSSVRYPAAHATELGIAVGAVTRDREIADFTNRAGTDILNYVMAPGEDIYSSVPINTYDFWRGTSMAAPVVSGIAALMLSANPNLTPQQVEQIITGTANPNGIIEDGAFDIFG; translated from the coding sequence TTGCTAAATTCAACAGTTTCTGGAACTCAATGCTTTAATAGAAGTCATCCTAGCGAATATAAAACACTTCTGGACCGATCGCCGATGTCTTTAGAATTATTTGATGCTAGTTATTACCTCGCTGCCAATCCGGATTTGGCTGCTGTGGGAATTTCCACACCAGACCGACTGTACCGACATTTTCAAACCTCAGGTTTAGACGAAGGACGGGCTTTTTCCCCGTTTGTCAATCTTAATTATTATCGAGAACAAAATCCTGATTTAGCCTTTGGTGGATTCACCTCTAACAGCCAACTGTTAAGGCATCTTCAAGGGTGGGGGATTACTGAGGGGCGGAGTTTCTCCCCCTTGCTTGATCTTAATTATTATCTGAATAGAAATCCCGACCTTAACTCGGCATTTGCGGGCAACCTGCAAGGGGCATTTCAACATTTTTTGACGAGTGGATTTGCTGAAAATCGGCTATTTTCCCAATTTCTCGATTTGGACTACTACTTAGCGATTAATCCGGATTTAGCGCAAGTGTTAGGAGGCGATCGCCATGGGGCATTCCAACATTTGCTCAATACCGGGATTACGGAAGGACGTCGATATTTGCCCGGAGATCTCGGGGTGATCAATTCATCTCACACTGTGGGAGCCGATCCCAATACTCGTCCCGTTGTCACGTCCCTCGATACCGAAGACTATTATAAGTTTCACCTGGATACCTTTAGCGATATCAGTGTCAAATTGGACGGCAGCAATGCCTCGGCGAACATTCAGTTAATTCGGGACCTCAATAAGAATGGGATTCCCGATGACGCGGAAGTGCAAGCGTCGATCTCTGCCGAGAAAGCTCCCGTCTCACAACTCGATCGCTTTGCCACGCCACCGGGAACCTATTTTGTCAAAGTGTCGGAATTCCAAGGAGATACCGCTTACCAGTTAAACGTCGCTGCCGTTCCCTCTAGCCGTCTGTTGCAAGCTCATCCCCGTAATACTTTAAATGAGGCATTATGGATTGGAGATGTCACCCGTCCTCAAGCGCAGCAAGGGTTTATTGGCAATAACAATTTCCAAGATTTCTATCGCTTTACCGTCAATTCCACCAGCGATTTACGTCTGTCCTTGAATAATTTAAGCGCTAATCTCCAAATTCAACTTATTCAGGACCGCAATGGGAATGGCATTATTGATATTGGAGAAATTGTTTCAACTCAAGCCAATACGACTGGCAATCTCATTGATTTAAACGGGGATGGGAAAATTGATTTCATGGAGTATCTCAATTCCTTCCGACCCGTGGAAGAACCAGACCCCTTTCCTTCTACTGTTTATCTATCGGGGTTGCAACCGGGAACCTACTTTGCCCGAGTTCTTCAGGTCGATGATCCGACGGCTTATGATTTAATGATCGAGTCTATTCCATCGGGAGTACCGGCATCGGGAGCGAGAAATACGGAACCGATTAGTTTTGGGCAGATTGGGCCATTATTACGCGATCGCTTTGAAGTGGCAGACTTTATCGGCGAAGCTAATCCTTACGACTTTTATCAATTCGAGCTAGATCAAACTCAAAATATTGATATCAAGCTCCAAAGTTTAGAACAGCCTGCGGATTTTTTCTTGATGCAGGATATCAACAATGATGAGTTCTTTACCTTCCAAGAATTTATTGCCTATCCCGGAGAGGAACCCACTCTGACGCCACAAATTAATCGGGTCCTAGGACCGGGAACGTATTTTTTGGGTGTCGTTAACGTCGGCGGAAATACTCCCTATTTCCTCACCGTCGATAAAGCTGCTCCCACCCTGCCTTTTTCCGCAGCCGGAAATACTTTAGCGACTGCTGCCGATGTGGGACTGATATCCGAGGCGCAAGTCAAAAGTGATTTTTTGGAAAGCATTAATCCAGAAGACTATTATAAGTTTACCTTGGATTCTTTTCAAGAAGTGACCCTGTTTTTATATGACCTCGGTGGCAATGCTCAACTGTCTTTGATTGAAGATATCAATGGCAATGGGATTATTGACCCCGATGAAGTGATTGTGACTTCGGAATCTAAGGGTGCAGCTCAAGAATCAATTGAACGAACTTTGAGTCCGGGAACCTATTTTGTCCGAGTTAATACCATCCAAGGAGATACCACCTATAATCTCTGGTTAGAAGCGAATGCTCCAGAAATTACGCCGAATGGAGCAGGGAATGGAGTCGCCGATGCGTTGAACTTCGGCTTGCTCGATCGCGTGCAGCGCACATCAGGAATCCTTGGACCCGAAAATCCTAATGATTTTTACCAATTCCAAATCGATCGCCCTCAAACCATCAGCCTATTTTTAGATGGATTAAGTGCGAATGCCGATTTGTATTTAGTGCAGGACCGCAATTTGAATCAAGTCATTGAACCGGAGGAACTGGTTGCCCTTTCTACCCAAAAAGGTTCGACATTAGAACAAATTCACCTCACCCTAGATCCCGGAAACTATCAAATTTTAGTGTCTCAAGTGGGCGGTCCAACGGCCTATGATTTGAGTATTTCTCCCCAGCTTTTTAATCGCTCATCGGGTTATGGCATGGTCAATGCAGCAGCAGCAGTGGCAGCGGCAGTCGGGACTGAACCCTTCCCTGAAACACCGACTCAGGTTGGGTCAAATTGGGTTCCAGATATGGTAAATGCACCTGCCGTCTGGAATCAAGGTTATACCGGGGAAGGGGTGATTGTTGCCGTGATTGATGGGTATTTAGATTATACGCACCCCCAGTTAGCTGGACGCATTTGGACTAACCCGAATGAAATCAACGGCAATGGCATTGATGATGATGGCAATGGCTTTGTGGATGATATCATCGGCTGGAATTTCTTGGATGGCAATAATCAGATTAATCGCATTGATCCATTAGGCGGTCATTCCACCCATGTGGCGGGAATTATTGCTGGAAATAATAATGGCATTGGCAATAGCGGAATTGCTCCCAATGCCACGATTATGCCGGTGGTGACATTGGGTACATTTTCAGGAACTTCAGACAATATTGCTGCCGGAATTCGCTATGCGGTGGATAATGGAGCGAGGGTGCTGAATTTAAGTTTGGGAAGTATTCGGGTTAATCCGGAGATTGAGGAAGCCCTCATTTATGCTCGGGAAAGAGGTGCTGTGATTGTTTCCGCTTCTGGAAATGATGGATTAAATTCCCTGGGAGGAGATCAACGTTTTAGTTCCGTCCGATATCCAGCCGCTCATGCTACAGAATTGGGAATTGCTGTTGGTGCAGTCACTCGCGATCGCGAAATTGCTGACTTTACTAATCGTGCCGGTACGGATATTCTCAATTATGTTATGGCACCGGGAGAAGATATCTATTCCTCTGTGCCCATTAATACTTACGATTTCTGGAGAGGCACTTCAATGGCGGCCCCCGTTGTCAGTGGCATAGCGGCACTGATGCTCAGTGCGAATCCCAATTTGACCCCCCAACAAGTGGAGCAAATTATTACCGGAACCGCCAATCCCAATGGTATTATTGAGGATGGTGCATTCGATATCTTTGGTTAA
- a CDS encoding Coq4 family protein has product MQPFNLATTNASVNIHGQKQTQNPILRGVKSVGSKLLIVKSFISMLFGNYSLDTVGELTYGLLETPAYDLVADYLNQDPACATLIRDRYIPPAHDLDTLLTLPHDSLGYIYAAHIKKTGFDPNLHAGMTAKSDAEYVELRLSQTHDLWHVVTGFDTDEIGELGLQAFHLPQFPYPLATLLVANSLISTTLKQPEMLPQLLAAIGQGFQMGKTVKPLFAQKWEEGWEKPLRQWQAELNIQPLANATMNH; this is encoded by the coding sequence ATGCAACCGTTCAATTTAGCTACAACCAACGCATCTGTGAACATTCATGGGCAGAAACAGACGCAAAATCCAATCCTGCGGGGGGTTAAATCCGTGGGTTCCAAGCTGCTGATCGTTAAGTCATTTATTTCAATGCTGTTTGGAAACTATAGCCTGGATACAGTCGGGGAACTGACTTATGGATTGTTAGAAACCCCTGCCTACGATTTAGTCGCGGACTATCTCAATCAAGATCCAGCTTGCGCTACCCTGATTCGCGATCGCTACATTCCGCCCGCCCATGACCTAGATACCTTACTCACCTTGCCCCACGATTCCCTGGGATACATCTATGCAGCCCATATAAAGAAAACGGGATTCGACCCCAACCTCCATGCTGGAATGACTGCTAAATCAGATGCGGAATATGTTGAACTCCGGCTCAGTCAAACCCATGATCTCTGGCACGTTGTGACCGGATTTGATACCGATGAAATCGGCGAATTGGGTTTACAAGCATTCCATTTACCGCAGTTTCCCTATCCCCTGGCAACCCTGTTGGTCGCGAATAGTTTGATATCTACTACATTAAAGCAACCGGAAATGTTGCCCCAGTTGCTTGCAGCGATCGGTCAGGGATTTCAAATGGGTAAAACGGTTAAGCCCCTCTTTGCCCAGAAGTGGGAAGAGGGTTGGGAAAAGCCTTTGAGGCAATGGCAGGCAGAGTTAAATATCCAACCTCTTGCTAACGCTACTATGAACCATTGA
- a CDS encoding TetR/AcrR family transcriptional regulator: MSERPLTAGGMRRKPRQARSQERVNRILDVAEELFASQGYTATTTNAIAAQAQVSIGSLYQFFPDKTAILKALALRFAEMLHQQLAVIDQTEPTTLSLSDYVDQLIDTTDRFFTEHPSYHAIFMEVQGTIRELEEIDEATDAELIQDLASSLAKRDAKLEQADCEAIAFVLVKAIGTLLWLSLSQEKTFRQRLVTETKRLTLKYLQSYLCSDPMPPNHSNAGDD, from the coding sequence ATGTCTGAACGCCCACTAACCGCCGGTGGAATGCGCCGCAAGCCGCGACAAGCCCGCAGCCAGGAGCGAGTCAATCGCATTCTGGATGTAGCAGAAGAATTGTTTGCCAGCCAGGGTTACACCGCTACGACAACTAATGCGATCGCCGCTCAAGCCCAGGTTTCGATCGGGTCACTCTACCAGTTTTTCCCAGATAAAACCGCCATTCTCAAAGCCTTGGCCCTGCGTTTTGCAGAAATGTTGCATCAACAGTTGGCTGTTATTGATCAGACTGAGCCCACGACCCTCTCCTTATCGGATTACGTGGATCAGTTGATTGATACCACCGATCGCTTCTTTACCGAGCACCCCAGCTACCATGCCATTTTTATGGAAGTTCAGGGAACAATCCGCGAATTGGAAGAAATCGATGAGGCAACCGATGCTGAGTTAATTCAGGATTTAGCCTCTTCCCTAGCCAAACGGGATGCCAAATTAGAACAAGCGGATTGTGAAGCGATCGCCTTTGTCCTAGTCAAAGCGATCGGCACCCTACTATGGCTCTCCCTCAGCCAAGAGAAAACATTTCGACAGCGCCTAGTGACAGAAACTAAACGGCTCACTCTAAAATATTTACAAAGCTACTTATGCTCCGATCCAATGCCACCTAACCACTCAAATGCAGGGGACGACTGA
- a CDS encoding TetR/AcrR family transcriptional regulator: protein MSRPTEPQKKQELLEQCLAAAIEAGALDWSINTIAKKIGTSGRMLVYHFGSKQELERQLIGLLETRLREKLWSFQSLSLEGTNCLAEPLLEMWSHLTSPAMCGLLKLAMELNQRAIQGDSETQRFMEQESQKWVDHLFNLTQDKTTALSLFHLFQGAILDFLTTGNAQRGQQTIKAFAETLR from the coding sequence ATGAGCCGACCGACTGAACCTCAGAAGAAGCAAGAGCTTCTGGAGCAATGCCTAGCTGCTGCGATCGAAGCAGGAGCATTGGATTGGAGCATCAATACGATCGCCAAGAAGATAGGCACTAGCGGACGAATGCTGGTCTATCACTTTGGCTCAAAACAAGAATTAGAGCGACAACTCATTGGTTTACTAGAGACTCGCTTGCGCGAAAAGCTCTGGTCCTTTCAAAGCCTGTCCTTGGAAGGGACTAATTGTCTAGCCGAACCCCTGCTCGAAATGTGGAGCCATTTGACTTCACCCGCCATGTGCGGCTTGCTGAAGCTGGCGATGGAGCTCAATCAACGTGCCATCCAGGGCGACTCAGAAACCCAACGTTTCATGGAGCAAGAGAGCCAAAAGTGGGTAGATCATTTATTTAATCTCACCCAGGACAAAACTACCGCTTTATCCCTATTTCACTTATTTCAAGGCGCAATCCTAGACTTCTTGACGACAGGAAATGCACAACGTGGACAGCAAACCATCAAGGCTTTCGCGGAAACGCTTCGGTAG
- a CDS encoding GNAT family N-acetyltransferase, protein MINIINLNDRRDTLIEPLSELLLKEFRENWPEAWPTIDAARKEVLDSLADDRINRVAINEAGQVLGWVGGISQYNGQVWEVHPLVVAANYRRQGIGRTLLKDLEEQVRQRGALTLWLGSDDEMNMTSLSGVNLYSNLWEKIQNIQNLRGHPYQFYQKCGFEIVGVMPDANGRGKPDIYMAKSVGL, encoded by the coding sequence ATGATTAATATCATTAACTTGAACGATCGCCGGGATACCTTAATCGAACCTTTGAGTGAATTACTCTTAAAAGAATTTCGCGAAAACTGGCCGGAAGCATGGCCCACCATCGATGCCGCCCGAAAAGAAGTGTTAGATTCATTGGCAGACGATAGAATTAACCGAGTTGCCATCAATGAGGCAGGCCAAGTATTGGGATGGGTTGGGGGAATTTCTCAATATAACGGCCAGGTTTGGGAAGTTCATCCCCTAGTCGTTGCGGCCAACTATCGCCGCCAAGGAATTGGCCGAACTCTGCTCAAAGATTTAGAAGAACAAGTCAGACAACGAGGTGCATTAACCCTCTGGTTGGGAAGTGATGATGAAATGAATATGACCAGTCTTTCCGGGGTCAATCTTTACTCCAATCTCTGGGAAAAAATTCAAAATATTCAAAATTTGCGAGGTCATCCCTATCAATTTTATCAAAAATGTGGATTTGAAATCGTTGGAGTTATGCCCGATGCCAATGGTAGAGGGAAACCGGATATTTATATGGCAAAATCCGTGGGTTTATAA
- a CDS encoding DUF5367 domain-containing protein: MLGLVIWAAGTLVYRLTGSSFFEGSATGYWLNVGFTGILCAVVFLGVMKWRNIKQQDWLQGAICIALPGMLGEIPILASFSELMSNMQPETAGRYAALLFGCYSTVIGTAWFMSAKADSQPISETGFVGTEQ, encoded by the coding sequence GTGCTTGGTTTGGTTATTTGGGCAGCAGGAACGTTGGTTTATCGCCTGACTGGTTCATCCTTCTTTGAAGGTTCTGCTACTGGGTATTGGCTCAATGTCGGTTTCACAGGCATTCTATGTGCCGTTGTGTTCCTGGGAGTGATGAAGTGGCGGAACATTAAGCAGCAAGATTGGTTACAGGGTGCAATCTGTATTGCTTTGCCGGGGATGCTGGGCGAGATTCCAATTCTTGCTAGTTTTTCAGAACTGATGAGCAATATGCAACCGGAAACAGCAGGGCGGTATGCAGCCCTTTTGTTTGGATGCTACTCGACAGTGATTGGCACAGCTTGGTTCATGTCTGCAAAAGCCGATTCTCAGCCGATTTCTGAAACAGGGTTTGTAGGCACAGAGCAATAA
- a CDS encoding 3'-5' exonuclease, giving the protein MAIRLDRIIVVDIEATCWEKDPPPNQEREIIEIGICPLEIASGELLEKESILVKPKQSQVSEFCTQLTTLTPAQVNQGVSLGQSCSILRNKYISHQRIWASYGEFDKRQFQVECEKKGVRYPFSNRHLNVKTLFSVMYALEKEVGMAGALEHLNLPLEGTHHRGHDDAWNIARILSQLITHQRKSAHD; this is encoded by the coding sequence ATGGCAATCAGACTGGATCGGATTATCGTCGTTGACATTGAAGCAACCTGCTGGGAAAAAGACCCACCCCCCAATCAAGAACGAGAAATTATCGAAATAGGAATTTGTCCTTTGGAAATTGCTTCCGGGGAATTACTAGAAAAAGAGAGTATCTTAGTCAAACCCAAACAGTCCCAAGTGAGTGAATTTTGCACCCAACTCACCACCTTAACTCCAGCCCAAGTGAACCAAGGTGTATCCTTAGGCCAATCTTGTTCAATTCTCAGAAATAAATATATTTCCCATCAAAGAATTTGGGCCAGTTATGGCGAATTTGATAAACGGCAATTTCAAGTAGAGTGTGAAAAAAAAGGAGTTCGCTATCCCTTTAGCAATCGTCATCTGAATGTAAAAACCCTATTTTCGGTCATGTATGCCTTAGAAAAAGAAGTGGGCATGGCAGGGGCATTAGAACACCTGAACTTACCCTTAGAGGGCACCCACCACCGAGGTCATGACGATGCTTGGAATATCGCTAGAATTTTGTCTCAATTAATTACCCATCAACGAAAATCAGCTCATGATTAA
- the mutL gene encoding DNA mismatch repair endonuclease MutL → MLTGLRIIQTLPPDVVHLIAAGEVIDSLAAVLRELVENALDAGATRISVSVWPQLWRVRVADNGCGMDLQNLQQAATAHSTSKIHNVYDLWNITSLGFRGEALHSLAQLSQLEIKSRVAEGEGWCATYSSQGEVVQMQPTAVAPGTIVTVCDLFERWKPRRQGLPSVPQQLRAIQQMIQHIALCHPDVLWQVEQDDRPWFKITPGQSAQQILPQILRGVKTGDLEALTLSVSDAETLSLVLGLPDRCHRQRPDWVKVAVNGRCVRSPELEQTLIAGFARTLPRDRYPVCLLHLRITPEQIDWNRHPAKSEIYLKNIQQWQERISEAIAQGLQLNPETTPDAAQHRVTQLLKASEEKGAYHVNRTPEENSPSGSRTQPLHLRAVAQVSQMYIVAEHPNGLWLVEQHIAHERILYEQLCDRWQLVPIEPPIVLNQLTPAQLEQLNRLGLDIQPFGNELWAVRTVPELLAERDDCADALIELSLGGDIQQAQVATACRSAIRNGTPLTLPQMQDILDRWQRTRNPRTCPHGRPIYLSLEESSLARFFRRHWVIGKSHGI, encoded by the coding sequence ATGCTAACCGGGTTACGGATTATCCAAACCCTACCCCCAGATGTCGTCCATCTGATCGCTGCCGGAGAGGTAATCGACTCTCTAGCGGCAGTTTTGCGGGAATTGGTAGAAAATGCCCTAGATGCGGGTGCAACGCGGATCTCGGTGTCAGTGTGGCCCCAACTCTGGCGCGTGCGGGTGGCAGACAACGGATGTGGGATGGATTTGCAGAATTTGCAACAGGCGGCAACGGCCCACAGTACCAGCAAAATTCACAATGTTTACGACTTGTGGAACATTACCAGTCTGGGATTTAGAGGTGAGGCTTTACATAGTTTAGCACAGTTGTCCCAGTTGGAAATTAAAAGTCGAGTCGCAGAAGGTGAGGGATGGTGTGCGACCTACAGTTCCCAAGGTGAGGTAGTGCAAATGCAACCTACAGCAGTCGCCCCAGGAACAATCGTTACCGTCTGTGATTTGTTTGAACGCTGGAAACCTCGGCGTCAGGGGTTGCCCTCGGTCCCCCAACAATTGCGCGCAATCCAGCAGATGATTCAGCACATCGCCTTATGCCATCCTGATGTACTCTGGCAAGTGGAACAAGACGATCGCCCTTGGTTTAAAATTACCCCGGGACAAAGCGCCCAACAGATTCTGCCCCAAATTCTGCGCGGGGTCAAAACTGGGGATTTAGAAGCATTAACCCTGTCCGTGAGTGACGCCGAAACCCTCTCCCTGGTGTTGGGATTACCCGATCGCTGCCATCGCCAACGTCCCGATTGGGTCAAAGTTGCAGTAAACGGACGCTGCGTGCGATCGCCGGAATTGGAACAAACCCTGATAGCTGGATTTGCCCGAACCTTACCCCGCGATCGCTACCCGGTTTGTTTGCTGCATCTGCGAATTACCCCAGAACAAATCGACTGGAACCGCCATCCGGCCAAATCTGAAATTTATCTCAAGAATATCCAGCAATGGCAGGAACGCATCAGTGAGGCGATCGCTCAAGGGTTGCAGTTAAATCCAGAAACCACCCCCGACGCCGCCCAACACCGCGTTACCCAACTCCTGAAAGCCTCCGAAGAAAAAGGCGCATATCACGTCAACCGAACCCCCGAGGAGAATTCCCCCTCCGGAAGTCGGACGCAACCCCTGCACCTGCGCGCCGTCGCCCAAGTCAGCCAAATGTATATTGTCGCCGAACATCCCAACGGATTATGGTTAGTAGAACAACATATCGCTCATGAGCGCATTTTATACGAACAACTCTGCGATCGGTGGCAACTCGTCCCCATCGAACCCCCCATCGTCCTCAATCAACTCACCCCCGCCCAACTCGAACAACTCAACCGCCTCGGACTCGATATCCAACCCTTTGGCAACGAATTATGGGCTGTTCGCACCGTCCCCGAACTGTTAGCAGAACGGGACGATTGTGCCGACGCCCTCATCGAACTCAGCTTAGGGGGAGATATACAACAAGCCCAAGTTGCCACCGCCTGCCGCAGCGCCATCCGCAACGGCACCCCCCTCACCTTACCCCAAATGCAGGATATCTTAGACCGCTGGCAACGCACCCGCAACCCCCGCACCTGTCCCCACGGCAGACCCATCTATTTATCCTTAGAAGAGTCATCCCTAGCCCGTTTTTTCCGCCGTCACTGGGTGATCGGCAAAAGTCACGGCATTTAA
- the ltrA gene encoding group II intron reverse transcriptase/maturase: MTVAMNTVKTSLKTTETWNAIPWTKVQRKVFKLQKRIFQAAKSGQDAKARRLQKLLTSSYYARLLAVRKVTQDNQGKKTAGIDGVKSLKPKQRLELAKDLGKHSKAKALRRVWIPKPGRDEKRPLGIPIIRDRAEQALVKQALEPEWEARFEGTSYGFRPGRSAHDAIGRIYASINQGSYYVLDADITKCFDKINHEYLLSKLDCCLQHRRQIKQWLKAGVVDNGIFEDTESGTPQGGVISPLLANIALDGMARLIEELYPKRKGQKVKATLIRYADDFVVISPEIEIINQCKIALENWLKFVGLELKPEKTKICHTLREIEVNGEKVTPGFDFLGFTIRQYPVGKYKSGKTGGANSRLIGHKTHIKPSAKAIKAHSEALKGVIKNHKTAPQAALISRLNPIIRGWSNYYSGVVSMETFNQMDHNIWQQLRAWTVSRCGQANLEKLRKYFHKVTVKIGNGKERNEKWLFQAKDGLSLWKHSYTQITRHTLVKPEASPYDGNWSYWATRRGTSLEVPMRVAKLLKKHSGRCSRCGQYFAMEDLMEVDHIQPLSMGGKDEYRNLQLLHRHCHDKKTAEDMQNVKSYQ, encoded by the coding sequence ATGACAGTAGCAATGAATACGGTTAAAACGAGTTTAAAGACTACGGAAACATGGAACGCAATTCCTTGGACAAAAGTTCAAAGAAAAGTATTTAAGTTGCAAAAACGTATTTTCCAAGCGGCTAAATCGGGACAGGATGCCAAAGCAAGAAGGTTGCAAAAACTTCTAACTTCATCATACTACGCTAGGCTCTTAGCGGTCAGGAAAGTGACCCAAGATAACCAAGGCAAGAAGACGGCAGGGATAGATGGTGTAAAATCCTTAAAACCCAAACAACGTCTCGAACTTGCTAAGGACCTTGGTAAACACTCTAAAGCCAAAGCACTCAGAAGGGTTTGGATTCCCAAACCAGGACGTGATGAAAAGCGCCCATTGGGTATCCCAATCATTAGAGATAGAGCCGAGCAAGCCTTGGTTAAACAAGCCTTAGAACCCGAATGGGAAGCTAGGTTTGAAGGGACGAGCTATGGGTTTCGACCCGGACGCTCTGCTCACGACGCAATAGGTCGTATCTACGCATCCATAAATCAGGGCAGTTACTATGTCCTAGATGCAGATATAACCAAATGCTTCGACAAGATTAACCATGAATACCTACTGTCCAAATTAGATTGTTGTTTACAACACCGTCGCCAAATCAAACAATGGTTAAAGGCAGGGGTAGTGGATAATGGCATATTTGAGGATACTGAAAGCGGGACACCTCAAGGAGGGGTAATAAGTCCACTCCTGGCCAACATTGCATTGGATGGAATGGCCAGGTTAATCGAAGAACTGTATCCAAAAAGGAAAGGTCAGAAAGTCAAGGCCACCTTAATCAGATATGCTGATGATTTCGTAGTAATCTCACCAGAGATTGAAATCATCAATCAATGCAAGATAGCTTTGGAAAACTGGCTAAAGTTTGTAGGACTTGAGCTTAAACCTGAAAAGACCAAAATATGCCACACACTTAGAGAAATCGAAGTAAATGGAGAAAAGGTCACACCAGGATTTGATTTTCTCGGATTTACCATCAGGCAATATCCAGTAGGTAAATACAAGTCCGGGAAAACAGGAGGCGCAAACAGCAGACTAATCGGGCATAAAACCCATATCAAGCCAAGCGCCAAAGCAATCAAAGCCCACAGTGAAGCGCTAAAGGGTGTCATCAAAAATCATAAAACTGCACCCCAAGCGGCTCTGATAAGTAGACTAAACCCAATCATCAGAGGGTGGAGTAATTACTACTCAGGAGTAGTTTCAATGGAAACCTTCAACCAAATGGACCATAATATTTGGCAACAATTGAGGGCATGGACAGTATCAAGATGCGGTCAGGCAAACCTTGAAAAGCTGAGAAAATATTTCCATAAGGTCACGGTTAAAATCGGAAACGGAAAGGAAAGAAATGAGAAGTGGCTGTTTCAAGCAAAAGACGGATTAAGTCTCTGGAAACACTCCTATACTCAAATTACAAGGCATACATTGGTCAAGCCAGAAGCATCCCCGTATGACGGAAATTGGAGTTATTGGGCAACTAGAAGAGGAACCTCATTAGAAGTTCCAATGCGAGTAGCAAAATTGCTTAAAAAGCACTCAGGCCGATGTTCACGTTGCGGACAATATTTCGCAATGGAAGACTTGATGGAGGTTGACCACATCCAGCCACTCTCAATGGGAGGTAAAGATGAATACCGAAATCTACAGTTATTGCATCGGCACTGTCACGATAAAAAGACGGCTGAAGATATGCAGAACGTCAAGTCGTACCAATGA